A part of Miscanthus floridulus cultivar M001 chromosome 6, ASM1932011v1, whole genome shotgun sequence genomic DNA contains:
- the LOC136461831 gene encoding LEAF RUST 10 DISEASE-RESISTANCEUS RECEPTOR-LIKE PROTEIN KINASE-like 2.5 — protein sequence MESFSSTRTSKPQLCIPLRLLMLAILVTSLQQLATAIDATTTRDSDCPTATCGNLTITYPFTLGGRGKSSCGPPAFQLTSASGAAFLGTTSYMRVLDIDYVSRSLVAVHVLMAADAACSVIFNVSSAFAITDRFTISASNRELYIMSRCGGTLPPLGAVPVTNCSSNSSRTFAYLGGGYGTGRPPANDGRCELAVFPVLGSEADGATAASYRRLIRGGFRLEWEPVGDCNACRASGGRCRYDASTAAFACLCSDGILRSSTCDGKRTRKLALIVSMCIVATTLVFICLAWLIYRRKQKFRSGFWRAFSTDQSNEEVLKRCGSLAPQRYKYSELKKITKSFKEKLGEGGYGVVFKGSLRDGRVVAVKLLKGSKGNGEDFVNEVMSISQTSHINIVNLLGYCLEGSKRALVYEYMPNGSLEKHIYSEQLVIGWEMLLKIAIGIARGLEYLHQGCNTRIIHFDIKPHNILLDNEFCPKISDFGLAKLCRLNDGSILSTAEARGTIGFIAPEVFSRAFGAVSTKSDVYSYGMMLLEMVRGKTNMKGSADNSSETFFPHLLYDHLAGDMQRCQVADQTEEIARKLTSVGLFCIQMAPDDRPSMSRVIEMLEKSANEFEMPPRPFLYSPLQSANASSITTVTVSMSSS from the exons ATGGAAAGCTTCAGCTCCACAAGAACTTCCAAGCCACAGCTATGCATCCCTCTCAGGTTGCTCATGTTGGCAATCCTAGTAACCTCCTTGCAGCAGCTGGCAACCGCCATCGATGCCACCACCACCAGAGACTCCGATTGCCCGACGGCGACATGCGGCAACCTGACTATCACCTACCCGTTCACCCTGGGCGGCCGGGGCAAGTCCTCCTGCGGCCCGCCGGCGTTCCAGCTCACTTCCGCGTCCGGCGCCGCGTTCCTGGGCACCACCTCGTACATGAGGGTCCTCGACATCGACTACGTCAGCCGCTCCCTCGTGGCCGTGCACGTCCTCATGGCCGCCGACGCCGCTTGCTCCGTCATCTTCAACGTGTCCTCCGCCTTCGCGATCACGGACAGGTTCACGATCAGCGCCAGCAACCGGGAGCTCTACATCATGTCCAGGTGCGGCGGGACGCTGCCGCCGCTCGGTGCCGTCCCCGTGACCAactgcagcagcaacagcagccgcACGTTCGCTTACCTCGGGGGAGGTTACGGCACAGGCAGGCCGCCGGCGAACGACGGCCGCTGCGAGCTCGCGGTGTTCCCCGTGCTTGGGTCGGAGGCGGATGGCGCGACGGCTGCCAGCTACCGACGGCTCATAAGGGGCGGGTTCCGGCTGGAGTGGGAACCTGTCGGTGACTGCAACGCCTGCAGAGCGAGCGGCGGCCGGTGCCGGTACGATGCCAGCACGGCGGCGTTCGCGTGCCTTTGCTCGGACGGGATCTTGCGTTCGTCGACATGCG ATGGAAAGCGCACGCGCAAGTTAGCTCTGATTG tGTCGATGTGTATCGTGGCTACTACCTTGGTTTTCATTTGTCTAGCTTGGCTGATTTACCGTCGGAAGCAAAAATTCAGATCAGGTTTCTGGCGAGccttctctaccgatcaatcaaATGAAGAAGTACTAAAAAGGTGTGGTTCTCTTGCTCCACAAAGGTACAAGTACTCGGAGCTGAAGAAAATAACCAAATCTTTCAAGGAAAAGCTAGGAGAAGGAGGTTATGGAGTGGTATTCAAGGGAAGCCTTCGAGATGGCCGAGTCGTCGCTGTGAAGCTCTTGAAAGGTTCCAAAGGCAATGGGGAGGATTTTGTGAACGAAGTTATGAGCATCAGTCAGACATCTCATATAAACATCGTTAACCTTCTTGGGTATTGTTTAGAAGGATCAAAGCGGGCGCTTGTCTACGAGTACATGCCCAATGGTTCTTTGGAGAAGCATATTTATTCAGAGCAGCTGGTTATTGGATGGGAAATGTTGCTCAAAATCGCCATTGGTATTGCACGAGGATTGGAGTATTTACACCAAGGGTGCAACACTCGCATAATCCATTTCGATATCAAACCTCACAACATCCTTCTGGATAATGAGTTCTGTCCGAAGATTTCAGATTTTGGTCTGGCAAAGCTATGCCGCCTTAATGATGGAAGCATCCTTTCGACGGCGGAAGCAAGAGGGACTATTGGTTTCATTGCACCAGAAGTGTTCTCTAGAGCTTTTGGGGCTGTCTCAACAAAATCAGATGTTTATAGCTACGGAATGATGCTCCTGGAAATGGTCCGGGGGAAAACCAACATGAAAGGATCTGCAGACAACTCAAGTGAAACATTTTTTCCACATTTGCTTTACGATCATCTCGCGGGGGACATGCAGCGTTGCCAAGTTGCAGATCAAACTGAAGAGATTGCAAGAAAACTGACCTCGGTTGGTTTATTTTGCATACAAATGGCACCTGATGACCGCCCTTCCATGAGCAGAGTCATAGAGATGTTGGAGAAGAGCGCCAACGAGTTCGAGATGCCACCGAGGCCATTCCTCTACTCCCCATTGCAGTCAGCAAATGCTTCATCCATTACAACAGTCACGGTATCGATGTCTTCGTCATGA